The Lysinibacter cavernae genome has a window encoding:
- a CDS encoding Gfo/Idh/MocA family protein, producing the protein MNQPSTIRLGLLSFAHVHAGSYAQLLRDWPGVELITTDPDGATAPDGELRGRAFAESLGVTYVDTYDELLAWAPDAVIVTSENTKHRALVERAAAAGAHILCEKPLATTAVDAIAMREACEQAGVILMTAYPVRFSPAFERLQAIVNNDELGELIAATGTNNGKIPVGDRSWFTDPELSGGGAMVDHIVHVADLLDALTGLEAASVHAVSNQLLHAEKPQVQAETGGLVTITYTNGFIATIDCSWSQPDHAPTWGGLTLQVVGADGIASINPFAQHVGGFSETEQNSVFIPYGSDTDRIMLDAFLDGVRTGIQPQPDANVGIRTLNIVLAAQESARTGSVVVAG; encoded by the coding sequence GTGAACCAGCCATCAACCATCCGACTTGGGCTTCTGTCCTTTGCGCATGTCCATGCGGGTTCGTACGCGCAGCTCTTGCGCGATTGGCCTGGCGTCGAGCTCATCACGACCGACCCAGACGGGGCAACCGCGCCTGACGGTGAGCTGCGTGGGCGCGCCTTCGCCGAAAGTCTTGGCGTGACGTACGTAGACACGTACGACGAGCTGCTGGCATGGGCTCCGGATGCCGTGATCGTGACGAGCGAAAACACCAAGCACCGCGCCCTCGTAGAGCGCGCCGCTGCGGCTGGTGCGCACATCCTCTGTGAGAAGCCACTGGCCACAACGGCGGTCGATGCCATCGCGATGCGTGAGGCGTGTGAACAAGCGGGAGTCATTTTGATGACGGCGTACCCCGTGCGGTTCTCGCCTGCGTTTGAGCGCCTCCAAGCGATTGTCAACAACGATGAGCTTGGCGAGCTGATTGCCGCGACGGGAACAAATAACGGAAAGATTCCCGTCGGTGATCGCTCGTGGTTTACCGATCCAGAGCTGTCAGGTGGCGGCGCGATGGTTGATCACATTGTGCACGTTGCTGACCTGCTTGATGCCCTGACCGGGCTCGAGGCCGCCTCCGTTCACGCGGTCAGCAACCAGTTGTTGCACGCAGAGAAGCCACAGGTGCAGGCAGAGACGGGCGGACTCGTGACGATTACGTATACCAACGGATTTATCGCAACGATCGACTGTTCTTGGAGCCAGCCTGACCATGCCCCCACCTGGGGTGGGCTGACACTGCAGGTGGTCGGCGCTGATGGGATTGCCTCGATCAATCCCTTTGCGCAGCATGTTGGCGGGTTCTCCGAGACCGAGCAGAACTCGGTGTTCATCCCGTACGGGTCTGACACCGATCGGATCATGCTTGATGCATTCCTTGACGGCGTACGGACGGGCATTCAGCCGCAGCCAGACGCGAACGTTGGTATCCGTACGCTGAACATTGTGTTGGCCGCCCAAGAATCCGCGCGAACCGGCAGCGTGGTCGTCGCCGGATAA
- a CDS encoding Gfo/Idh/MocA family oxidoreductase, with protein sequence MSQELLRVGLIGAGGITHAHMPAWQALGARVSVFSLAGAETLAEQYSITAVDSLDELFAQCDIVDICAPTPFHREYAEAALHAGKDVICEKPVALNREDSDAIGELAERLGRQVYPAHVVRFFPEYAAAKAAVRDGVIGEVAISRYTRIGEYPSWSAWFGDESLSGGIVMDQMIHDLDIARWISGEVTDVYAVRSVSSGGNRSSAQVILTHEGGALSYVSGVWGAPGTQFTTNFSIAGTKGVLTHDAAADASVSLNMGSVEKGGSMRPDTSLVESPYLTEIREFTQAFAGGATPRVTLGDGARAVEIAEAANESIRTGATVSVRTSSIVNAPAEVSK encoded by the coding sequence GTGTCACAAGAATTACTCAGAGTCGGCCTCATCGGCGCGGGTGGGATTACCCATGCGCATATGCCAGCGTGGCAAGCTCTCGGAGCACGCGTGAGTGTGTTCTCCCTTGCGGGGGCAGAGACCCTCGCCGAGCAGTACTCGATCACGGCAGTCGACTCGCTCGACGAACTGTTTGCCCAGTGCGACATCGTCGACATTTGCGCCCCAACTCCGTTTCATCGCGAATACGCAGAGGCCGCGCTTCATGCGGGTAAAGACGTCATCTGTGAGAAGCCGGTAGCGCTGAATCGCGAAGATTCGGATGCCATTGGGGAGCTCGCCGAGCGGCTTGGTCGCCAGGTATATCCTGCCCACGTTGTGCGGTTCTTCCCCGAATACGCCGCAGCAAAGGCCGCAGTGCGTGACGGAGTCATCGGCGAGGTCGCTATCTCCCGCTACACCAGAATCGGTGAGTACCCGAGCTGGTCAGCGTGGTTTGGTGACGAATCCCTCTCTGGGGGCATCGTGATGGACCAGATGATCCACGACCTCGATATTGCCAGGTGGATCTCGGGAGAGGTCACCGATGTGTATGCCGTTCGTTCGGTCTCGAGCGGGGGAAACCGGTCGAGCGCCCAGGTCATTCTGACGCATGAGGGTGGTGCTCTCAGCTACGTCAGCGGTGTCTGGGGGGCGCCGGGAACGCAGTTCACAACGAACTTCTCAATTGCGGGTACAAAAGGCGTGCTTACACACGACGCCGCAGCCGACGCGTCCGTATCGCTCAACATGGGCTCGGTTGAGAAGGGTGGGAGCATGCGCCCGGATACCTCGCTCGTTGAGAGCCCGTATCTCACGGAGATCCGCGAGTTTACCCAGGCATTTGCCGGGGGAGCAACACCCCGAGTGACGCTCGGTGACGGTGCACGCGCGGTAGAAATCGCAGAGGCCGCCAACGAATCAATCCGGACTGGCGCGACCGTCTCGGTCCGAACATCCAGCATCGTCAACGCGCCAGCGGAGGTCAGCAAGTGA
- a CDS encoding YcnI family protein, producing MKRFVLPTAVTAGVALAVLVAPAAQAHVHVDPSSTAAGSTAQLAFSFAHGCEGSPTTALEISVPDSIVSAVPNVNPAWSVTTEKTGDHVDTVRYTALSPVADGLRDTVTVQVALPADAEGQTLDFPVRQICETGETNWADIAADGQSEDDLELPAPTVEVTAASAEGGHGHASDAKEATEHEASATPATETEPQPDILARVLAVVALILGAGAAASVFTLNRQLRRRPSTVSAPQQTEQKLSDGGN from the coding sequence ATGAAACGCTTTGTTCTTCCGACAGCTGTGACCGCGGGCGTTGCCCTTGCCGTGCTGGTTGCCCCAGCGGCGCAGGCGCACGTACACGTAGATCCGTCTTCGACGGCTGCCGGTTCAACGGCGCAGCTCGCCTTCTCGTTTGCGCACGGATGCGAGGGCTCACCAACCACCGCCCTCGAAATCAGCGTCCCAGACTCGATCGTCTCGGCAGTTCCAAACGTCAACCCAGCCTGGAGCGTCACGACTGAGAAGACTGGCGACCACGTCGACACGGTTCGCTACACGGCGCTGTCGCCAGTTGCCGATGGGCTCCGCGACACGGTCACCGTCCAGGTCGCTCTGCCAGCAGATGCCGAGGGGCAGACGCTCGACTTCCCCGTGCGCCAGATCTGCGAAACCGGCGAGACCAACTGGGCCGATATCGCCGCCGATGGTCAGTCGGAAGATGACCTTGAGCTTCCGGCACCAACCGTTGAGGTGACCGCCGCGAGCGCAGAGGGTGGCCACGGACACGCCTCGGATGCCAAAGAGGCAACCGAGCATGAGGCATCCGCCACTCCCGCAACCGAAACCGAACCACAGCCAGATATTCTTGCTCGCGTCTTGGCCGTTGTTGCACTCATACTGGGTGCAGGGGCGGCGGCTTCGGTCTTCACCCTCAACCGACAGCTGCGGCGCCGGCCCTCCACGGTGTCCGCACCACAGCAGACCGAGCAGAAGCTCAGTGATGGAGGCAACTAA
- a CDS encoding carbohydrate ABC transporter permease, translated as MTLPAGTTLGGIAAAQRPARQRAGSPTDGWWPWLFVLPTLLGVLVFYIWPLFQTGYLSFTETGPFGGETWVGTENYAKMLGDKNVGLALVNTVVYTVIVLLGIPVAILLASMVNRPGLRFATFYRVLFFMPYIAMPTAVALVWRMIYNGDFGILNWFLSIFGIDGPYWTSTPGFAIVAVGIVGMWSSLGFSMIILSAGLKNIPPDFYEAAQLDGASRWKQFTSITVPLLTPSIFFVTIISVINGFQLFDLLYAIMGSRNPAMQQSQSLVYIFYNQAFIHNNRGYAAAIAMLILLVIGIVTWFQFRMQKRWVNYV; from the coding sequence ATGACCCTTCCCGCCGGGACAACGCTGGGCGGAATCGCCGCCGCCCAGCGCCCGGCGCGGCAACGCGCCGGCTCCCCAACTGACGGCTGGTGGCCATGGCTGTTTGTCCTGCCCACCCTGCTCGGCGTTCTTGTCTTCTACATTTGGCCGCTCTTTCAGACCGGCTACTTGAGCTTTACCGAAACGGGGCCGTTTGGCGGCGAAACGTGGGTTGGCACCGAAAACTACGCAAAGATGCTCGGCGACAAAAATGTTGGCCTCGCCCTGGTCAACACGGTTGTCTACACGGTCATCGTGTTGCTCGGTATTCCCGTCGCTATCCTCCTCGCGAGCATGGTGAACCGCCCAGGCCTTCGCTTTGCAACGTTCTATCGCGTCCTGTTCTTTATGCCCTATATCGCGATGCCAACGGCAGTCGCGCTTGTATGGCGCATGATTTACAACGGTGACTTTGGAATCCTGAACTGGTTCTTGTCGATTTTTGGCATTGACGGACCCTACTGGACCTCAACCCCTGGCTTTGCGATTGTCGCAGTTGGCATTGTCGGTATGTGGTCGTCCCTCGGGTTCAGCATGATCATCCTGAGTGCCGGGCTGAAGAACATCCCGCCCGACTTCTACGAGGCTGCTCAGCTCGACGGCGCGAGTCGTTGGAAGCAGTTCACCTCAATTACCGTTCCGCTGCTCACGCCAAGCATCTTTTTCGTGACCATCATTTCGGTCATCAACGGTTTCCAGCTCTTTGACCTGCTCTACGCCATTATGGGCTCACGAAACCCGGCAATGCAGCAGAGCCAGTCGCTCGTTTACATCTTCTACAACCAAGCCTTCATCCACAACAACAGAGGGTATGCGGCAGCGATTGCCATGCTCATCCTGCTGGTCATCGGCATCGTGACCTGGTTCCAGTTCCGCATGCAAAAAAGGTGGGTCAATTATGTCTAG
- a CDS encoding ABC transporter substrate-binding protein, whose protein sequence is MKKKNIARLAPLGLVAALALSACSANGGDEAVSTDSKATISYAVWDENQVPALKQNIADFNKEYPNIEVKLDVTPWSQFWTKLQTQASSDTLPDVFWMNGPNFQLYAANDQLEPLTGLIDDKKIDPANYPEALDTLYSYDGTQYGVPKDFDTLGLWYNKSILEQAGVEIPTDAWTWDEIHAASKKISDTLGDQGVYGMTTSLTGGQEGYYNSILQAGGEIISEDGKKSGYDSPEAIEGIQFWTDLIADGSMPTLQQLSDTTANVWFTSGKSGFFYSGTWIVSELSEAENTMDLNVAPLPKGERQATVIHGLANVISSKSKNKAASEAFVTYLASKEAQTTQAEMGAANPAFNGTQTAFVDSVPHFDIQVLLDAQDYAYPYPISKNTAAWTQLETDLLPAAFSGDKPVKDVANELATKMNEALAKE, encoded by the coding sequence ATGAAGAAGAAGAATATTGCACGGCTAGCCCCGCTTGGGCTCGTTGCCGCGCTCGCGCTTTCAGCGTGCTCGGCAAACGGTGGAGACGAAGCCGTCTCCACCGACAGCAAGGCTACGATCAGCTACGCGGTCTGGGATGAGAACCAGGTGCCGGCCCTGAAGCAGAACATCGCCGACTTTAATAAGGAATACCCCAACATCGAGGTCAAGCTTGATGTCACCCCGTGGTCACAGTTCTGGACCAAGCTGCAGACGCAGGCGTCGAGCGATACCCTTCCGGACGTCTTCTGGATGAACGGTCCCAACTTCCAGCTATACGCGGCGAACGACCAGCTCGAGCCGCTTACCGGTCTCATCGATGACAAGAAGATCGACCCCGCAAACTATCCTGAGGCCCTCGATACCCTCTATTCTTACGACGGCACGCAGTACGGCGTTCCGAAGGACTTCGACACGCTCGGCCTCTGGTACAACAAGAGCATTCTTGAGCAGGCCGGAGTTGAGATCCCGACCGACGCGTGGACGTGGGACGAGATCCATGCCGCATCGAAGAAGATTAGCGACACCCTCGGAGACCAGGGCGTGTACGGCATGACCACAAGCCTGACCGGTGGACAGGAAGGCTACTACAACAGCATCCTGCAGGCTGGCGGCGAGATTATCTCCGAGGACGGCAAAAAGAGCGGCTACGACAGCCCGGAGGCGATCGAGGGTATCCAGTTCTGGACCGACCTCATCGCCGACGGATCGATGCCAACGCTCCAGCAGCTGTCTGACACAACCGCCAACGTGTGGTTCACAAGCGGAAAGTCTGGCTTCTTCTACTCGGGAACCTGGATCGTCTCTGAGCTCTCCGAAGCCGAAAACACCATGGACCTCAACGTGGCGCCCCTGCCAAAGGGTGAGCGCCAGGCGACGGTGATCCACGGCCTCGCCAACGTGATTTCGTCGAAGAGCAAGAACAAGGCCGCATCCGAAGCCTTTGTGACCTACCTCGCTTCCAAGGAAGCGCAGACCACGCAGGCAGAGATGGGCGCCGCGAACCCGGCCTTCAACGGCACGCAGACCGCGTTTGTTGACTCGGTTCCGCACTTCGACATCCAGGTACTGCTTGACGCCCAGGACTACGCCTACCCGTACCCAATCTCGAAGAACACCGCAGCATGGACCCAGCTTGAGACAGACCTGCTCCCTGCGGCATTCTCAGGGGACAAGCCGGTCAAGGATGTTGCCAACGAGCTGGCAACCAAGATGAACGAAGCGCTGGCCAAAGAATGA
- a CDS encoding EamA family transporter — protein sequence MSVNSTTPPPRTSTFARPDGPLSRKNVLMAAALVLAGSLGVQVSSALASGLFSTFGTLGTSSLRFLVAALILLAIFRPKLRGRSRSNWLGIAIYGASMAAMNMCLYAAIERLPLGVAVTLEFLGPITVALLASRRITEALCAVGALAGVVLIAGPGGHFDLIGYAFGLGAALFFGLYTVFSARVGKTNDSMSGLALSVAFAAVLSLPFGIPVLHLVDLNSAGILLVSATIGVVLTFTADTLAARVSSSRVVGTLFSIDPVVGAVAGAVILGQSLTLTAVLGIVAVVGSGAALVWASGSNPPHVPER from the coding sequence GTGTCCGTCAACAGCACAACCCCACCGCCCCGCACGAGCACGTTTGCGCGACCTGATGGGCCGCTGAGCCGCAAGAACGTCCTCATGGCCGCCGCACTCGTACTCGCGGGCTCGCTCGGAGTCCAGGTTTCATCTGCACTCGCGTCCGGGCTCTTCTCGACGTTCGGGACCCTCGGCACCAGCTCCCTCAGGTTCCTTGTCGCAGCTCTCATCCTGCTGGCCATCTTCCGACCAAAGCTGCGAGGGAGATCACGCAGCAACTGGCTCGGGATAGCAATCTACGGCGCCTCAATGGCAGCCATGAATATGTGCTTGTACGCCGCGATCGAACGGCTACCGCTCGGTGTCGCGGTAACGCTCGAATTCTTGGGGCCAATCACCGTGGCGCTCCTCGCCTCCCGCCGGATAACCGAGGCGCTCTGCGCCGTCGGGGCGCTCGCCGGTGTTGTGCTCATCGCGGGCCCTGGCGGCCACTTCGACCTCATCGGATACGCCTTCGGGCTCGGGGCTGCGCTCTTCTTTGGCCTCTACACCGTCTTTTCAGCGCGCGTTGGGAAGACAAACGACAGTATGAGCGGCCTCGCGTTGTCCGTTGCGTTTGCCGCTGTGCTCTCGCTCCCATTTGGCATTCCGGTGCTCCATCTGGTTGATCTCAACAGCGCTGGCATTTTGCTCGTCTCAGCTACCATTGGCGTTGTCCTCACCTTTACGGCTGACACTCTCGCCGCAAGGGTATCCTCGTCGAGGGTAGTTGGCACGCTCTTCAGCATCGACCCTGTTGTTGGAGCCGTCGCCGGCGCCGTTATCCTTGGCCAATCGCTGACCCTCACCGCGGTCCTCGGCATTGTTGCCGTCGTTGGTTCGGGTGCCGCACTCGTCTGGGCTTCGGGGAGCAACCCCCCGCACGTGCCGGAACGCTAG
- a CDS encoding carbohydrate ABC transporter permease, producing the protein MSSSQLAQKRKTNTGFSPAQRGTNNSRAHIVLAVVGFIMVFPFLWQLIMSLSTNAQVMSVPPTFWPGELQWQNFAAVFTKVPFLSQLGVSITITVLRVLGQVVLCCMAGYAFARMRFSFKGVTLGIILSILMVPSQVYLIPQFQIIQNLGLLNTVWGIVLPGIFSAFGVFLMRQFFMGLPTELEEAARLDGANPFQIFWKVMLPLAAPGISALVIITTLWSWNDLLWPLVVTTYAESMPLSAGLATMQGSVSTDYTVMMAASIMAMAPVLILFIALQRRVIDGLAFSGTK; encoded by the coding sequence ATGTCTAGCAGTCAGCTTGCCCAGAAGCGCAAGACAAATACGGGATTCTCGCCCGCCCAGCGCGGCACCAATAACAGCAGGGCGCACATCGTGCTTGCCGTTGTCGGCTTCATCATGGTGTTCCCCTTCCTCTGGCAGCTCATCATGTCGCTGTCGACCAACGCCCAGGTCATGAGCGTGCCACCGACCTTCTGGCCAGGAGAGCTGCAATGGCAGAACTTCGCTGCCGTCTTCACGAAGGTTCCGTTCCTGAGTCAGCTTGGTGTCTCGATCACGATCACGGTGCTCCGGGTGCTCGGGCAGGTGGTGCTCTGCTGTATGGCTGGCTACGCGTTTGCCAGGATGCGATTCTCGTTCAAGGGCGTCACGCTTGGCATCATCCTGTCGATCCTCATGGTCCCAAGCCAGGTGTACCTGATCCCGCAGTTCCAGATCATCCAGAACCTTGGCCTGCTGAACACCGTGTGGGGCATCGTGCTCCCCGGCATCTTCAGCGCATTCGGTGTGTTTCTCATGCGTCAGTTCTTTATGGGGCTGCCCACCGAGCTCGAAGAGGCGGCCAGACTCGACGGGGCAAACCCGTTCCAGATTTTCTGGAAGGTGATGCTGCCGCTCGCGGCACCGGGCATTAGCGCGCTGGTCATCATCACAACACTTTGGTCATGGAACGACCTGTTGTGGCCGCTTGTGGTCACGACGTATGCCGAAAGCATGCCGCTGTCCGCAGGACTTGCCACCATGCAGGGAAGCGTCTCGACCGACTACACGGTCATGATGGCTGCCAGCATCATGGCGATGGCACCTGTGCTCATCCTCTTTATTGCGTTGCAGCGTCGAGTGATTGATGGACTTGCCTTTAGCGGCACCAAATAA
- a CDS encoding copper resistance CopC family protein produces the protein MRTRKTFGVLPRLLLIAGAATALTIGPATAGLAHNQVIGTSPEADSIVTVQPKELSVTTNDALIDLEASAMIVEGPDGLFYNDGCAVVDGNSVTGTAELGASGKYTVTYLFTSIDGHATEGTFNFTWDPAEGEPIANGLKTQPVCGVSGSSVDNQEIHEATDAPVQGESVWVTVLWIAVAVAAVGGTVLLVIVKAKRSPLPPTE, from the coding sequence ATGCGTACTCGTAAGACCTTTGGCGTTCTTCCCAGACTGCTGCTGATCGCAGGTGCGGCCACCGCCCTGACCATCGGGCCTGCCACGGCAGGGCTCGCTCATAATCAGGTCATTGGCACGTCGCCGGAGGCAGACTCGATCGTAACAGTGCAGCCAAAAGAGCTCAGCGTGACCACGAACGATGCACTCATCGATCTTGAGGCCTCAGCCATGATCGTCGAGGGCCCGGACGGGCTGTTTTATAACGATGGCTGCGCCGTTGTTGATGGCAACTCGGTTACCGGAACCGCCGAGCTTGGTGCCTCAGGCAAATACACCGTGACCTATCTCTTCACCTCAATCGATGGTCACGCAACCGAAGGAACGTTCAACTTCACCTGGGACCCGGCTGAGGGCGAGCCGATCGCCAACGGGCTCAAGACGCAACCAGTGTGCGGAGTGTCTGGGTCGAGCGTTGATAATCAGGAGATCCACGAAGCGACTGATGCGCCCGTCCAGGGCGAAAGCGTTTGGGTAACCGTGCTTTGGATTGCCGTTGCCGTTGCCGCTGTTGGCGGAACGGTGCTGCTGGTGATTGTGAAGGCAAAGCGTTCGCCGCTGCCGCCAACTGAATAA
- a CDS encoding ROK family protein translates to MSLTGPHEREMYALRQRNSATCIAALRDHGVLTLSELTQLTGLSRPTIETIITELKARGLVSDEFEAPSAASRTGRPARQFAFVATAAHVASVDLGLHSITVLVSDLSGTIVASLTHETSPSVRGGSLIPLVGNLVRQAIHPLGIRDFELASVVVSVTGIVDDRGRMLQSNLLPEWNGVDLVARFGENLSAPIIVENDVNMAAVAEVHAGAAKFADDVVVVMVGHRINSAIILGGTLYRGRHFAAGEVGDLAVTGWGYNTIDKGSVLGAYADGTVERVFDLARSGDPDAKEQIASFAAQIIQGIALVGLTIDPDLIVIGGGVSRAGETFLAMLNDEFLRLVKRRNAPPLVGSSIGANGVAVGGIVRALEAVSEQFYGSRDLAVPKLSIEGVCSEDDTVSFGASLDRYVSQGNVSQPEDVAAESAPAGGARDAASDDLRIAVVGFGMRSAISKWAHQPGEGSRVVAVADSNPTAEKRVAEHLGSGITFHTDYQELSSNDVDAAIVVTPDDTHYEIAAHLLRAGIAVYLDKPIAISIDDADDLLRIAKESGSKLYIGHNMRHMAVVRLMREIIERGDIGEVKAVWCRHFVGNGGDYYFKDWHADRSRSNGLLLQKGAHDLDIIHWLANSYTSDVVAMGDLSVYGAITDRRERPGELMTDWFSLDNWPPLSQTGLNPVVDVEDQSMVLMKLQSGVLASYEQCHFTPDYWRNYTVIGTEGRLENFGDGDGGVVRVWNSRSGYNPGGDREYPIVGDADGHGDADMLTVAEFVQFVRNGHTTETSPIGARNAVATAVAATESLRNGSTPQRIREVDPQLAAYFAANQV, encoded by the coding sequence GTGAGCCTCACCGGACCCCACGAGCGAGAGATGTACGCGCTTCGTCAACGCAACTCTGCGACGTGCATTGCCGCGCTTCGTGACCACGGCGTACTGACGCTCAGCGAGCTCACGCAGCTCACCGGCCTCTCACGACCAACCATCGAGACGATCATCACAGAGCTCAAAGCTCGAGGCCTGGTGAGTGACGAATTTGAGGCACCCTCTGCGGCAAGCCGCACCGGTCGCCCGGCCCGTCAGTTCGCCTTTGTAGCGACCGCAGCCCACGTTGCGAGCGTTGACCTCGGCCTGCACAGCATCACCGTCCTCGTGAGCGACCTGTCCGGAACGATTGTGGCATCACTGACCCACGAGACCTCGCCAAGCGTCCGAGGCGGGTCGCTCATTCCCCTCGTTGGAAACCTCGTGCGTCAGGCGATTCATCCCCTCGGTATTCGCGATTTTGAACTCGCATCCGTTGTGGTGTCTGTCACCGGTATCGTCGATGACCGCGGCCGCATGCTCCAATCGAATCTGCTGCCCGAGTGGAACGGCGTTGATCTGGTTGCCAGGTTTGGCGAGAACCTTTCAGCGCCCATCATCGTTGAAAACGACGTCAACATGGCGGCCGTCGCCGAGGTGCACGCCGGTGCCGCAAAGTTCGCCGATGACGTGGTTGTGGTCATGGTCGGACACCGCATCAACTCGGCGATCATCCTTGGAGGCACCCTCTATCGTGGTCGGCACTTTGCGGCTGGCGAGGTCGGCGACCTTGCGGTCACCGGATGGGGCTACAACACCATCGACAAGGGCAGCGTCCTCGGCGCCTATGCTGATGGCACCGTTGAGCGAGTGTTTGATCTCGCTCGCTCTGGTGATCCGGATGCCAAAGAGCAGATCGCGTCGTTTGCCGCTCAGATCATCCAGGGAATCGCGCTCGTTGGGCTCACTATCGACCCAGATCTCATCGTGATCGGCGGCGGTGTCTCTCGCGCTGGTGAGACGTTCCTTGCCATGCTCAACGACGAATTCCTTCGCCTCGTCAAACGCCGCAATGCCCCGCCGCTCGTTGGCTCGAGCATCGGCGCAAACGGAGTTGCGGTTGGTGGCATCGTTCGCGCGCTTGAGGCCGTTTCTGAACAGTTTTATGGTTCGCGTGATCTTGCCGTGCCGAAGCTCTCTATCGAGGGAGTCTGCTCCGAAGACGACACCGTCTCGTTTGGCGCCAGTCTTGATCGCTACGTGTCACAGGGAAATGTCTCCCAGCCAGAGGACGTAGCCGCCGAATCCGCGCCGGCCGGCGGTGCTCGCGACGCGGCATCAGACGACCTCCGCATCGCCGTAGTTGGCTTTGGGATGCGCAGCGCCATCAGCAAATGGGCCCACCAACCAGGTGAAGGCTCGCGAGTTGTTGCCGTCGCCGACTCCAACCCAACAGCCGAAAAGCGAGTTGCCGAGCACCTTGGGTCTGGCATTACGTTTCATACCGACTACCAAGAGCTCTCCTCCAACGATGTTGACGCAGCCATCGTGGTGACCCCAGATGACACCCATTACGAGATAGCGGCGCATCTCCTGCGTGCGGGAATCGCGGTTTATCTTGATAAGCCCATCGCCATCAGCATCGATGACGCCGACGATCTGCTTCGCATCGCAAAGGAATCCGGCAGCAAACTCTACATCGGTCACAACATGCGGCACATGGCGGTTGTTCGCCTCATGCGCGAGATTATTGAGCGCGGAGACATTGGCGAAGTCAAAGCCGTCTGGTGCCGTCACTTTGTTGGCAACGGCGGAGATTACTACTTCAAAGACTGGCACGCCGATCGCAGCCGCTCCAACGGGCTGCTGCTGCAAAAGGGCGCCCACGATCTTGACATCATCCACTGGCTCGCCAACTCCTACACGAGCGATGTTGTTGCGATGGGTGACCTGAGTGTCTACGGAGCGATCACCGACCGGCGCGAACGGCCAGGCGAACTCATGACCGATTGGTTCTCGCTTGATAACTGGCCCCCACTGAGCCAAACCGGCCTCAACCCCGTTGTTGATGTTGAGGATCAGTCGATGGTGCTCATGAAGCTCCAATCCGGAGTCTTGGCAAGTTACGAGCAGTGCCATTTCACTCCAGACTACTGGCGCAACTACACGGTCATTGGCACCGAAGGTCGACTCGAAAACTTCGGCGACGGAGACGGTGGCGTTGTGCGCGTCTGGAACAGCAGGAGTGGCTACAACCCGGGCGGAGACCGCGAATATCCCATCGTTGGCGATGCCGATGGCCACGGCGATGCCGACATGCTCACGGTCGCCGAGTTCGTTCAGTTCGTGCGAAACGGTCACACCACCGAAACGTCGCCAATTGGCGCCCGCAACGCTGTTGCCACGGCCGTTGCGGCCACCGAGTCGTTGCGAAACGGTTCGACTCCACAGCGCATCCGCGAAGTGGACCCCCAACTTGCGGCCTATTTTGCCGCAAACCAGGTGTGA